The Streptomyces lienomycini sequence TTCTTCAGGTGCTCGGTCGGCGCGACGACGGTCACCTGCTGCACGACGTGGTGGTGCAGCAGCCAGGACGCCAGCGTCAGCGCGAAGGTCGTCTTTCCGGCACCGGGGGTGGCGACGGCCAGGAAGTCCCGGGGCTGGTCCTGGAGGTACTTCTCCATCGCCCCCTGCTGCCAGGCCCGCAGCTTGCCGGCGGTGCCCCAGGGGGCACGGCCGGGGAAGGCCGGGGACAGGTGGTGCGAGGTGCTGGAGCTGGCGGTGGTAGTCACGGTCTCCGAAGGGGGTAGAGCGGCTCGGCCACGTATGACAACCGGGCCACCCTACCGGCGGGCCGAGGCGATCGACGCGCGCACGGGGTCGGGTCACCCCCGGGTGGGACGGACGTCACAGCGGCCCGCCCCGGACGTCACGGCGGCCCGCCCCATCGCACCGGCTCAGCGCTCCCGCACGCGCGTCGCGACCCACGCGCCGGCCAGCGCGACCGCCGCCATCGGCAGGAACACCGCCGCGAAAGCCGCCGGGTGGGAGCCGGTGGCCCCGGCGGCGTCGGTGGCCGCGTGGGTCACCGTGCCACCGCCGAGGGCCGCGAAGGCCGCGCCGCCGGCGGACAGGAGGACGACGTTGGAGAGGCCGTCGGAGATCTGCAGGGCGGCGGAATTGGAACCGGCCTCCTCGGGGGCGGACAGCTTGAGCAGGAGCACGCTGGTGGAGGAGATCACCAGGCCCATGCCGAAGCAGCCGAAGCCCCAGGCGACGGCCACCGTCCAGACCGGTACGGCGTCGATCAGCACGCTGGGAGCCGCGGCGACGGCCGCCGCGACCAGCAGCATGCCCAGCGCCATCAGACGCTCCCGGTACGGCTCCAGGCGCGGCCGGGACTGCAGCCAGGACCCGGCGGCCCAGGTCGCGCCGCCCGCCGCGAGGGAGAGTCCGGCCAGCGTCGGGCTGAGCCCCCGCTGGGTGACCAGCATCAGCGGGACAAAGGACTCGGCTGCGATGAAGGACCCCGCGGCCACGCCCCGCAGCAGCACCACGGAGGGCAGCCCGCGCACCGCCCGGTAGGTGCCGCGGGGCAGCAGCCCGAGGACAGCCGGGACGAGCAGCGCGACGCCCACCGCACCGGGGAGCAGGGAGATCCAGCGCAGGTCCTGGGCGGCGTACTGGAGCAGGCCGGCGCCCAGCGAGATGGCGAGGGCGAGGCGGATGCGGCGGCGGTCGAAGGAGGCCGGTGCGCCCCCTCCCCCGACGGGGCCCGCCGCGCGGCTGCGTATCTGCGGCAGCGCGAGGGCGAGCGGGACGACGACCAGCACCGGGATGCCGACGAACACCCAGCGCCAGCCGAGGTGCTCGGTCACCGCGCCGGAGGCCAGCGGCCCGACGACGGAGGGGACGACCCAGCCCGCCGCGAACGCCGCCATGATCGCGGGCCGCAGCCGCTCCGGGTAGGCCCGCCCGACGACGACGTACAGCGCGACGATCACCAGCCCGCCGCCGAGCCCCTGCACGGCCCGCCCGAGGATGAACAGCCACATCGCACCGGCCGTGCCCGACAGCACCAGCCCGGCGGCGAAGGCGGCGATGCCGGTCGTCAGCGGCGCCAGCGGCCCGCGCCGGTCCGACCACTGGCCGGCGAGCACCATCCCGAACAGGCTGGTCGTGAAGTACCCCGAGAACGCGAACGCGTACAGCGACACCCCGTCCAGCTCCCGCGCCGCCACCGGCATCGCGGTACCGACCGCGGTCGCTTCGAAGGCGATCAGCACGATGACGGAGACGATGCCGATGCTGAGCGCCCGATAGGCACGGCTCAGCACGGTCTCGGCGGGTTCCGTGGTCGCGGCGCCGGTCGTGGCGGGGGCGGCGGGTACGGCGACCTCGGTGTCGCGGGGCTCAGGGACGGTCATGGTCGTCAGCGTAAGGGCCGCAGCCCGCCTTGACCCCTGTCGGGAGGCGGTACGGAACCGGGACCTTGGTCGTACGACCCGCCGGGTCAGGATGCCGTTGGCGAAGGGGGTGCGGCAGTCCTGCTGTGGCGGCCGCAAGTCAAGCAGCGGACCCCGGAAGGCCTTGTTCTGAGGCGAGCGTCCGCATGCGGGCGGCCACATCCTGTGGGCCGAGTGCCGCCACGGCCGACAGCGCAGTGAGTCTTCGGCCGGAAGACCAGATGTTGGTCGTCGGCGGCTGGAACGGCATGACTGCTATGCCCCTGGCAGCGAATGGGGCCGGATCGAGGTAGGTCATCCCGCCGGTCCCGCAAGCGTACGCGCGGGCGCCGGTCACGACGCAGAGGTCGGCGAGCCGCTGAGAGCGTCCCGGCCGAGAGGGCAGATCGCTGCTGAGCAGGACTTGGCCCTGCCAGCCGAGCAGGTCCAGCAGTAGGCGGGGGGAAGCTGCGGCGACGGCGGCGGTCCTGCCGGTGACGAAGGCCTCCAGCACCTTGTCCAGCACCTTGGCGAGAGTCGGCCAGTGCGGGCTGGCTCCGTAGTGCTGCCGCAGTGTCCCCATGGTCTTGCGGCGGGCCCGGTCGGGATCGACGATCAACGCGTCCCGGATGAGAGTCGGCCTGCCCTGGGGAAGACGGGTGGGGACGGTGAGCCACTGCCGACGGCCCGGTGCGTCGAGGACGCCGAGGCGTGCTCGGTGCTGGTAGTCGCGGCGGGCGAACTGCACGTCGTCCAGGACGATCCAGTAGTCCGCCGCGAACAGCTTGGCCAGTGTGGCCAGTCTCGGGAACAGGTTGGGCTGGTGAATCGCGCACAGCCCGCCCGGTTCCGGCAGGTCAGGAAGCGATGAGGCGGCTGGTGAAGCCGTCACGGATGAGAGATTCGTACGCTCCACGCACGTCCTCCGGGACTTCCTGCTCGATGGCGAATCCGAGCTTCGGATACTCAACGACGCGCTGGAGGTCACCGACGAGCATGTCCAGGACGAGCTTCACGTCGCCGATGGACTTGACGTAGTCGTCGAACTCCAGCGGCTCCGACGCGCAAAGGGTCTCGACGTCGGGCCACAGCTTGCGAGCGGTCGCGAACGACCTCCGCTCCATGTAGGGCTTGGAGACCAGCATCACCGTGGTCGGGGTGATGCCGGCGGCGGAGATGACCTCGCGGGAGAGGGCGATGTTCTGCCCCGTGTTGCCGGCGTTCGGTTCGAGCAGGATCGCCTCCGCAGGAACGCCGAGGTCGATGGCGTGCTCGCGGAAGTGGATGGCCTCACCGCGCGGGAAGACCTTGGCAGTGGTGGGACTGTTGCCGCCGGTGAAGACCAGGGTCGGAAACAGCCCGGTGCGGTACAGCTCGGCGGCGTGGGTGGCAACGCCCAGGTCATGGCTCCCCAGCCCGATCGCCACGTCGACGGGACGCGGCTCATGGTGCATCTGGTGGTAGTCCCAGATGAGCGCGGCCCGTTGCCACTGGTTCTCGGTAATGGCCTGCTGGCTGTCGCTCACGCGTACTCCCTGATCACCGTCGCCCGGGGCCAGTCGGCCCCTCGTTCATGGCCTTGATCCCCTCGATACTGCGCAGTTGATGCACAAGCCCGTACTGCGCGGCTGCGCGGGCAGCCTGGTCGAGGACCTGGAGCCCATCATCCTGCGTCGCTGCGTCGGAGAGCAGGATGTGGCCATGCGCGGTGTCCAGCCGTACGCGTTGCATCGGCGAGTCGGTGGCCCCGCTGCTGCGGGCGATGCCGATGAAGTGCAGGGCTTGGTCGAGGTCGCCGACGCCACGGCGGGCGAGGGCGAGTTTCTGGTGAGCCACCGACCAGTCGTCGGGTTCGGTGAGTTCCTCGAAGTCGCGGGTCGCGGCCTGCATCACCCGGGTCGCATAGTCGTGTCGACCGTTCTTGCTCAGCGCCGTGCCCACCCACAGGCGTGCCCTGGCGCGGTCGCGGTGAGACAGACGGTCGTCAACGGCGAGGCTTTCGTATTGGCGCGCGGCGGTCTCCACGTTGCCGGACATTTCCGTGACCACCGCGAGGGAGAGGTCGAGCTGGGCGACACGACGCGGGATGTCGAGTTGGGTGAAGACCGCGCGAGCACCTGTGTAGGAGTGCTGGGCGGAAAGCGGGCCGAGAACGGAGCCTTGATCGCGTTTGAGGTCACCGAGCAGTGCCGTCGAGCGGGCAAACAGATACAGCCCCTTCTCGTCCAGCCCATGGGCGTCGAACCGCGCCAACCAGCGGCTGAGCAGGCTGTCGGCAAAGGTGAAGTTCTGACGGGAGAGAGCGACCACGACACGGTCCAGGTCGTCGGCCCACGATTCGTACTCCCAGGCTCGGGGGCCGATGGCAGTGACGCGCCGTCCGGCACCTTGCATGCTGCTGGCCATCTCGGACAGGAGCGTCTCGAAGCGCAGGTGGGCAGGGGCGTTCGCGCGTCCGAGGGCGGTGTCGAGGATGGCCTGGGTGTCGGGTCTGGGCTCAGTGTCGGCGCGCTTGCTCTCCCACTTCGAGACCGTCGCGACGGCCACGCCGAGGTGCTCGGCGAAGGCCCGCACACTCAGACGCAGGGCGAGACGCAGAGCTCTGGCCTCCAGGCCGGTCCACTGGTGCACAGTAGCCACGCCTCACTCCCTTCCACCGTCATCGAAGCAGATGCGGGGGAGCGGCGGCACGGAAGCAGGACGGAAGTAGAACAGCGGGTGATTGGCCCGGAGGTCGGCGACCTCCATGCTCAGGATCGTCACCACGTGTCGGCACTTTGGACGGTCTCCCGCATGGAACCTCTCACAGAAAATCGCCTGATCGG is a genomic window containing:
- a CDS encoding MFS transporter; protein product: MTVPEPRDTEVAVPAAPATTGAATTEPAETVLSRAYRALSIGIVSVIVLIAFEATAVGTAMPVAARELDGVSLYAFAFSGYFTTSLFGMVLAGQWSDRRGPLAPLTTGIAAFAAGLVLSGTAGAMWLFILGRAVQGLGGGLVIVALYVVVGRAYPERLRPAIMAAFAAGWVVPSVVGPLASGAVTEHLGWRWVFVGIPVLVVVPLALALPQIRSRAAGPVGGGGAPASFDRRRIRLALAISLGAGLLQYAAQDLRWISLLPGAVGVALLVPAVLGLLPRGTYRAVRGLPSVVLLRGVAAGSFIAAESFVPLMLVTQRGLSPTLAGLSLAAGGATWAAGSWLQSRPRLEPYRERLMALGMLLVAAAVAAAPSVLIDAVPVWTVAVAWGFGCFGMGLVISSTSVLLLKLSAPEEAGSNSAALQISDGLSNVVLLSAGGAAFAALGGGTVTHAATDAAGATGSHPAAFAAVFLPMAAVALAGAWVATRVRER
- a CDS encoding WbqC family protein, encoding MTASPAASSLPDLPEPGGLCAIHQPNLFPRLATLAKLFAADYWIVLDDVQFARRDYQHRARLGVLDAPGRRQWLTVPTRLPQGRPTLIRDALIVDPDRARRKTMGTLRQHYGASPHWPTLAKVLDKVLEAFVTGRTAAVAAASPRLLLDLLGWQGQVLLSSDLPSRPGRSQRLADLCVVTGARAYACGTGGMTYLDPAPFAARGIAVMPFQPPTTNIWSSGRRLTALSAVAALGPQDVAARMRTLASEQGLPGSAA
- a CDS encoding YdcF family protein gives rise to the protein MSDSQQAITENQWQRAALIWDYHQMHHEPRPVDVAIGLGSHDLGVATHAAELYRTGLFPTLVFTGGNSPTTAKVFPRGEAIHFREHAIDLGVPAEAILLEPNAGNTGQNIALSREVISAAGITPTTVMLVSKPYMERRSFATARKLWPDVETLCASEPLEFDDYVKSIGDVKLVLDMLVGDLQRVVEYPKLGFAIEQEVPEDVRGAYESLIRDGFTSRLIAS
- a CDS encoding helix-turn-helix domain-containing protein produces the protein MATVHQWTGLEARALRLALRLSVRAFAEHLGVAVATVSKWESKRADTEPRPDTQAILDTALGRANAPAHLRFETLLSEMASSMQGAGRRVTAIGPRAWEYESWADDLDRVVVALSRQNFTFADSLLSRWLARFDAHGLDEKGLYLFARSTALLGDLKRDQGSVLGPLSAQHSYTGARAVFTQLDIPRRVAQLDLSLAVVTEMSGNVETAARQYESLAVDDRLSHRDRARARLWVGTALSKNGRHDYATRVMQAATRDFEELTEPDDWSVAHQKLALARRGVGDLDQALHFIGIARSSGATDSPMQRVRLDTAHGHILLSDAATQDDGLQVLDQAARAAAQYGLVHQLRSIEGIKAMNEGPTGPGRR